The Calothrix sp. PCC 7507 DNA segment AAATCGATAATTTCTTGAACTGAACAAGGAGAAAATCATCATGCAAACTGAAGTAATACAACAAGTAATTAACAACTACTTTACCGCCACCAGATCCGCTAACAAAGTCGAAGATATGGTTGCTTGTTTTGCAGAAAATTCTATTAGCTATGATCCTGTGGGAGGACCAGCCCTGATTGGTCATGACGGACTCCGCCAGTTTTTTCAAAGCATCGCTGATTTGTTTGAACAGATTGGACTAGTAGCAGACTTTATCTCAATTAATGGTCATGAAGCAGCTGTGAAGTGGACTGGTAAAGGTGTCGGTAAGAACGGGCGTGCTGTGACTTTTGAAGGTATTGATATTTTTGAGGTGAATGAAGACGGCAAGATTCAATCCCTGCGCGCTTACTGGAATCCAGCCGCTATGCTCACCGAGTTAACAGATCAATGATCAAATTCGGTAGGGGCAAACGGTTGTTTGCCCTCCAATTAGTAAGATTATTTTGAGAAATCACCTTAGCTCGACTTTATCCAAAGCAAAGTTAGAATGATAAAACCTGTATCTAATTTCGTTGTCTACTTGATGCTGTTGTAAAAACTCAAACCAATTTTCCAAAACCTCTTCGACATCGAATATATCTACATCCAGAGTTGGTGGGTTTGTCTGGTGAATCCTTTGAAGTATCGCATTTGCCGATATACCCTCATTTTCGGCAGTTGCGAGAACCTGCAGTATCTTAATGGCAATATCTGAGAAACCCTCACCTTGCATTTTCTGCCAATGTTGGGTGAATTCTGATTCAGTATCCCAGTTTTTTAAGTCATGTTGGGATAAATCGAGAATTTGAGATGGTGCTTCGATTAGTAAACCCGATTTTTCTTTTTTGAAGGGACGACGGGTAAGGAGAAAATAAATACCTTGGGGTAGATATCGGGGGAGATAAAACAGGTTTGTTCCTAGTGGTTGGTTGTTGGGGTTCATTGCATCAAGTGCATCAATGGCAATGATGAGTTTTTGGTTGGGTTGGAGTTCGTCGCTAATTTGTTGGAGCAATAATGATAAAAACCAACTTCCCTCCGTTGCATTATCGGGAATTTCCCCTTTTCTATTTTCCCTTTCTCCAATTAATTGGGTGCAAACATATTTGAGAAATTCTTCAGCAGTATTTTTATTTTCTATTTGAGCATTGTAATAAATAATATTGATATTTGGATGGGGATTGGCACTGACGAATTTAGCGAGGATAGCACTTTTACCGCTACCGGGAGTACCAACAATGGTAAAGTAACCGCGATCGCACTTGTGCAGAAAATCATCAATTGCGGTAAAAATAAATTCGCAGTTGCTACAGTGTTGACTTTTTTCCAGGATGATTTTTTGAAATTCTGTAGGTAGGGGAAATGAGGTATTCATAGTTACATCTCCATACCTTGCAAGCAGAGAAAATGTAATTTTCCCGATGCGTCACCTGCGATTATTGTTCCATCATCTGGGTTAATTGCACAGCAAAGTATACTACTTTCTCCTGTAAAAGCGCTGATTTCCTTTCCTGTTGCCAAATTCCAAACTTTGATTGTTGTGTCACTAGAACCAGAAACAACATATTGATCATTCCAAGTTACTGCTACTGCATTAACTGAGTCACTATGAGCGTTAATGGTAAACTTTTCTTTTCCTGACTGTAAATCCCAGACTTTGACTGTTTTGTCACTGGAACCAGAAATTACAAATTTGTCATCACTGGTAACAGCTAACGCATTAATTAAGCCATGATGACCTTTAAGGGTTAATCTTACTATTCCGGATTTTAAATTCCAAATTTTGATTGTTTTATCACTGGAACCAGAAATTACAAATTTGTCATCACTAGTAACAGCTAATGCATTAATCGAGCTATGATGACCTTTAAGGGTTAATCTTACTATTCCAGATTTTAAATTCCAGACTTTGAGTGTTTCATCACCAGAACCAGAAATAAGATATTTGCCATTATTGGTAATTGTTACTGCATTAACTGAAAAATTATGACCTTCGAGAGATAGCTTTTCTGTCCCAGTATCTAAATTCCAGACTGTAAGTGTTTGGCTCCCAGAAGCCGAAATCAGATATTTACCATCATTCGTAACTGCTACTGCATTAATCCAGTCATCGTAATGACGGAAGGTAAACTTTTCCTTTCCAGATTGTAAATCCAAAATTTTAAGAAGCGTTTCTCTACGAGAACCAGAAATCACATATTTCCCATCTTTGGTAACAGCGAGTGCATAAATTGAGTTACGATAACTGCTATGGGTAAACTTTTCTTTTCCAGATTTCCAATCCCATATTTTTAGCGTACAGTCATATGAACCAGAAATAATGTACTTGTCATCACTTGTGATAGCCACTGCATAAACAGATTTACGATGACCGCTAATGCTAAATTTTTCTTGTCTTGAGTGTAAATCCCAGACTTTGATGGTTTTGTCACTGGAGGCAGAAATTACACATTTATTATCACTGGTGACTGCTAATGCATTAACCGAGTAACTGTGACCTCTCAATGTAAACTTTTCTTTCCGAGATTTTAAATCCCAAATTGTAAGTGTTTCTCCACGAGAACCAGAAATTGCGTATTTGCCATCGTTCGTTACTACAACTGCTTTAAGCCAACTATTATCAATACCTAATGTCCATTTTTTTTTGCCAGATTGTAAATCCCAAACTTTGAGTGTTTTGTCACCAGAAACAGAAATTACGTATTCGCTACATGGAGTAATAGCGATGGCATTAACCCAGTTAATATGGCTCTCAAAAGTAAACTTTTCTTCCCCGGACTGTAAATCCCAAACTTTAATTGTTTTGTCTCCAGAACCAGAAATGACGTATTTGCTATCTGGAGTAACTGCAACTGCTTTAACTCTATCGCAATGACCAATAAGTGTGAATGTTGCTTCTCCAGATTGTAAATCCCAAACTTTGACTGTTTTGTCACCAGAACCAGAAATGACATATTTGCCATCTGGAGTAACTGCAACTGCATAAACCGACCCAATATGTCCTCTGAGGGTCAATTTTTCTTCCCCAGATTGTAAATCCCAGACTTTGACTGTTTTGTCATGCGATCCAGAAATCACATATTTGTTATCTAGAGTGACTACAACTGAATTTACTGAACCACTATGACCAGTGAGGGTGCGAATTAACCCACTACCCGGAGGAGTTAAGCTAGCTGTCAAGCAACGTAAGCAAGTAATTTGAGCTTGTGAAATTTGTTGTAATATTTTTTTTATTTTGGATTGTGTCTTAAAATGTAACAAACGTCCTGTTAATTGCCCTGCTAGTTGTTTTGTATCCTGAATTACAATATGTGTCGATAATCGTAATACTTCTTTAATAATCTGCAAAAAATTATGATTTCTAGGATTTAATACTAGTTGATTT contains these protein-coding regions:
- a CDS encoding ATP-binding protein; translation: MNTSFPLPTEFQKIILEKSQHCSNCEFIFTAIDDFLHKCDRGYFTIVGTPGSGKSAILAKFVSANPHPNINIIYYNAQIENKNTAEEFLKYVCTQLIGERENRKGEIPDNATEGSWFLSLLLQQISDELQPNQKLIIAIDALDAMNPNNQPLGTNLFYLPRYLPQGIYFLLTRRPFKKEKSGLLIEAPSQILDLSQHDLKNWDTESEFTQHWQKMQGEGFSDIAIKILQVLATAENEGISANAILQRIHQTNPPTLDVDIFDVEEVLENWFEFLQQHQVDNEIRYRFYHSNFALDKVELR
- a CDS encoding nuclear transport factor 2 family protein, translated to MQTEVIQQVINNYFTATRSANKVEDMVACFAENSISYDPVGGPALIGHDGLRQFFQSIADLFEQIGLVADFISINGHEAAVKWTGKGVGKNGRAVTFEGIDIFEVNEDGKIQSLRAYWNPAAMLTELTDQ
- a CDS encoding WD40 repeat domain-containing protein, whose product is MDGGEIDKYCDLLINYDFIEAKINHPQFGIQILIEDYDLIEKKELSNQLVLNPRNHNFLQIIKEVLRLSTHIVIQDTKQLAGQLTGRLLHFKTQSKIKKILQQISQAQITCLRCLTASLTPPGSGLIRTLTGHSGSVNSVVVTLDNKYVISGSHDKTVKVWDLQSGEEKLTLRGHIGSVYAVAVTPDGKYVISGSGDKTVKVWDLQSGEATFTLIGHCDRVKAVAVTPDSKYVISGSGDKTIKVWDLQSGEEKFTFESHINWVNAIAITPCSEYVISVSGDKTLKVWDLQSGKKKWTLGIDNSWLKAVVVTNDGKYAISGSRGETLTIWDLKSRKEKFTLRGHSYSVNALAVTSDNKCVISASSDKTIKVWDLHSRQEKFSISGHRKSVYAVAITSDDKYIISGSYDCTLKIWDWKSGKEKFTHSSYRNSIYALAVTKDGKYVISGSRRETLLKILDLQSGKEKFTFRHYDDWINAVAVTNDGKYLISASGSQTLTVWNLDTGTEKLSLEGHNFSVNAVTITNNGKYLISGSGDETLKVWNLKSGIVRLTLKGHHSSINALAVTSDDKFVISGSSDKTIKIWNLKSGIVRLTLKGHHGLINALAVTSDDKFVISGSSDKTVKVWDLQSGKEKFTINAHSDSVNAVAVTWNDQYVVSGSSDTTIKVWNLATGKEISAFTGESSILCCAINPDDGTIIAGDASGKLHFLCLQGMEM